In a genomic window of Halomonas denitrificans:
- a CDS encoding SDR family NAD(P)-dependent oxidoreductase — MTNGSSTAPVVAISGAGSGLGAAMAKTFASAGYRVVVTDQHEDRARQVADRLDGEGHWACAMDVTDSAQWARLDDEIGTRYGRLDVLINNAGVATGGMLGETPLDDWTWVLDIDLMGVVRGCHQFVDRFRGQGHGHIINVASFAGLAGAPAIASYGTAKAGVIALSEMLRAELAPAGVEVSVLCPAFVTTKLTETMRAPDGDYAERVQRWMARSGVSAEDVAAVVLSAVRRPKFMLLTHRDTRWMYRLKRWFPELYFRIMMKQMRRMMPEAGKTSR, encoded by the coding sequence ATGACGAATGGCAGCAGCACGGCCCCGGTGGTCGCGATCTCGGGCGCGGGTTCGGGACTGGGCGCGGCGATGGCGAAGACGTTCGCTTCGGCGGGGTACCGGGTGGTGGTCACGGACCAGCACGAGGACCGGGCCCGGCAGGTCGCCGACCGGCTCGACGGTGAAGGCCATTGGGCCTGTGCGATGGATGTCACGGACAGCGCGCAGTGGGCGCGCCTCGACGACGAGATCGGCACCCGCTACGGGCGCCTGGATGTGCTGATCAACAATGCGGGCGTGGCGACCGGCGGGATGCTCGGCGAGACGCCGCTCGACGACTGGACCTGGGTGCTGGACATCGACCTGATGGGCGTGGTGCGCGGCTGCCATCAGTTCGTCGACCGGTTCCGCGGCCAGGGGCACGGGCACATCATCAACGTGGCGTCCTTCGCCGGCCTGGCCGGCGCGCCGGCGATCGCCTCCTACGGCACGGCCAAGGCGGGCGTGATCGCGCTGTCGGAAATGCTTCGCGCCGAGCTGGCGCCGGCCGGCGTCGAGGTCTCGGTGCTGTGCCCGGCCTTCGTGACGACCAAGCTCACCGAAACCATGCGCGCGCCGGACGGCGACTACGCCGAGCGGGTCCAGCGCTGGATGGCCCGGTCCGGGGTCAGCGCGGAGGACGTCGCGGCCGTGGTGTTGTCGGCCGTGCGACGACCGAAGTTCATGCTCCTGACCCATCGCGACACGCGCTGGATGTACCGGCTCAAGCGCTGGTTCCCGGAGCTGTACTTCCGGATCATGATGAAGCAGATGCGCAGGATGATGCCCGAGGCGGGCAAGACCTCCCGCTGA